A window of the Pseudomonas furukawaii genome harbors these coding sequences:
- the atpG gene encoding F0F1 ATP synthase subunit gamma: MAGAKEIRSKIASIKSTQKITSAMEKVAVSKMRRAQQRMAASRPYAERIRQVIGHLANANPEYRHPFMIEREVKRVGYVVVSSDRGLCGGLNTNLFKALVKDMASNREQGVEIDLCVIGSKGAAFFRNFGGNVVAAISHLGEEPSINDLIGSVKVMLDAYLEGRIDRLSVVSNKFINTMVQKPTVEQLVPLVATPDEALKHHWDYLYEPDAKQLLDGLMVRYVESQVYQAVVENNAAEQAARMIAMKNATDNAGELISDLQLIYNKARQAAITQEISEIVGGAAAV, translated from the coding sequence CGCAGCAAGATTGCGAGCATCAAAAGCACGCAGAAGATCACCAGCGCCATGGAAAAGGTGGCCGTCAGCAAGATGCGCAGGGCTCAGCAGCGCATGGCTGCCAGCCGCCCGTACGCGGAGCGCATCCGCCAGGTGATCGGTCATCTGGCCAACGCCAACCCGGAGTACCGCCACCCGTTCATGATCGAGCGTGAAGTCAAGCGCGTCGGTTATGTCGTGGTGAGTTCGGACCGTGGTCTGTGCGGTGGCCTGAACACCAACCTGTTCAAGGCCCTGGTCAAGGACATGGCGAGCAATCGCGAGCAAGGCGTGGAGATCGATCTCTGCGTGATTGGCAGCAAGGGTGCGGCGTTCTTCCGCAACTTTGGTGGCAATGTCGTTGCTGCGATCAGCCACCTGGGCGAAGAGCCGTCGATCAACGATCTGATCGGCAGCGTCAAGGTGATGCTCGATGCCTACCTCGAAGGTCGCATCGATCGTCTGTCCGTCGTATCGAACAAGTTCATCAACACCATGGTGCAAAAGCCCACGGTGGAACAGCTCGTTCCGCTGGTGGCGACTCCGGATGAAGCGCTCAAGCATCACTGGGACTACCTGTACGAACCCGACGCCAAGCAGCTCCTCGACGGGCTCATGGTGCGTTACGTGGAGTCGCAGGTGTACCAGGCGGTGGTCGAGAACAACGCCGCCGAGCAGGCTGCGCGGATGATCGCGATGAAGAACGCCACCGACAACGCCGGTGAACTGATCAGCGATCTGCAGCTGATCTACAACAAGGCGCGTCAGGCAGCGATCACCCAGGAAATTTCGGAAATCGTCGGCGGCGCTGCCGCGGTTTAA